TTACTAGGGCCTGTAATTATTGTTACATTGGCTCCTAGATCTCGTGCTTTAATGCCTAGGCTGAATCCCATTTGTCCTGTTGATTTATTTGAGAAGTAGCGGATTGGATCTACTGCTTCTTCAGTTCTGGAAGCAGTTATTAGTATTTTTTTGTTTTTTAATGGTGTTTTTTGTTCTAATTCGTTTAGTATTATATTTAAAATATCTTTTTCATTTTTTAGGCGTCCGGTAGCACTTAAAGAGCATGCTAGAAATCCTTCATCGGGTTCAATGAATTTGTAATTGTATTTTTTTAATTTTTTAATGTTTTCTTCTAAAATTGGGTTTTGATACATTATGTTGTTCATTGCTATTGCAAAATAAGTTGGAGCAGTACTTGCAGATATAACTGTGCTTAAAGCATCATCAGCAATTCCTGATGCGATTTTGGAAATAATATTGTATGTTGCTGGAATAATTAATATTAAATTTGCCCATTTTGCTAAGTTTATGTGTTCTACTTCTTCGTGTGTTGTGTCCCACAGGCTTTTAATCACTCTGTTTTTAGATATAGTTTCTAATGTTAATGGGGTGATAAATTTATTAGCATTTTCTGTCATTATGATTTTAACATTATGTCCCATCTTTACTAGACTTGAGATAATATAGACTGACTTGTAGGCTGCGATTCCTCCGCATACTCCTATTAATATATTTTTGTTTTTCTTCATTTTGATTTTGTACAATATTATATAATTGCATGTAATATTTTTGAAAGGATTTTTGATTGATAAATAAATTATTTTTTGCAGGCATGTTATATTTATTTTTGTTTGTTTGGTGGCTTTCTTCAGCTTGTTTATCTTACTTTTCTGTTATGATATTTAATATTCCACTTTGGTTTTTTTTATCATGTATCTTTTTTCCTATTTTAAGTTTGTTATTGGTGTGTATTTTTGTAATTTTTTGTAAGAATGACTAGAGGATTTTTTTTATTTTTTATCTTTTTGATTTTATATTGTGTTTTTGGCATCTTTTCTGGAAAAAAAAGAGAAGGAACTTTATTTTTGCAG
The DNA window shown above is from Borrelia anserina Es and carries:
- the coaBC gene encoding bifunctional phosphopantothenoylcysteine decarboxylase/phosphopantothenate--cysteine ligase CoaBC, whose translation is MKKNKNILIGVCGGIAAYKSVYIISSLVKMGHNVKIIMTENANKFITPLTLETISKNRVIKSLWDTTHEEVEHINLAKWANLILIIPATYNIISKIASGIADDALSTVISASTAPTYFAIAMNNIMYQNPILEENIKKLKKYNYKFIEPDEGFLACSLSATGRLKNEKDILNIILNELEQKTPLKNKKILITASRTEEAVDPIRYFSNKSTGQMGFSLGIKARDLGANVTIITGPSNEKTPYGINVIRIKTASEMYKEAINIYQEFDVIIGAAAVADFRPEKAYKTKIKKNTMEELNIKLIKNPDIIKHIGTNKTKNQIIIGFCAQKNDLLIEKAKEKLETKNLDYIIANDLKYVGSNLNKIYIIDKNDIKEFPEMSKKETAMEILKILYQ
- a CDS encoding DUF997 family protein; translation: MLYLFLFVWWLSSACLSYFSVMIFNIPLWFFLSCIFFPILSLLLVCIFVIFCKND